In one window of Pseudomonadota bacterium DNA:
- a CDS encoding folylpolyglutamate synthase/dihydrofolate synthase family protein produces the protein MRALLNQLGNPQNHVPPVIHVAGTNGKGSVVAFMRAMLEASNYRVHSYTSPHLIDINERIAMPDGPINTQELCNILAEILKVNPDQPYTFFEVITAAAFVAFANTPADFCLAEVGLGGRCDPTNIIKHTVASVITQVDYDHTHILGDTLTKIAQEKAGIFRNNTPAFTYPQRKNIMNILQRESGGLLSVAPPLNKGALIGLKGQFQRENAALAVHVLENIPQVTLTPEMQAHGLKHAQWPGRLQKITDKLWLDGAHNVGAAKAITKHFKNSGIDNLTLILAMTQTKDPKEFLLALKDVIRYIYCVPLNTFQPTWPPHKIRDIAKKIGLKAHVFGDFQAALTQAQNTKSNTQTILICGSLMLVGQALRVLQEGFHHSA, from the coding sequence ATGAGAGCTCTTTTAAATCAGCTTGGTAATCCTCAAAACCACGTCCCACCAGTCATTCATGTGGCTGGAACCAACGGAAAAGGATCAGTCGTTGCGTTTATGAGAGCCATGCTTGAGGCCAGCAATTACCGCGTGCACAGCTATACCTCTCCGCATTTAATCGATATCAACGAACGTATTGCTATGCCGGATGGTCCCATCAACACCCAAGAGTTATGCAACATTCTTGCAGAGATTCTCAAAGTAAATCCAGATCAGCCCTATACCTTTTTTGAAGTTATAACAGCTGCTGCATTTGTCGCTTTTGCAAACACCCCAGCGGATTTTTGCTTGGCTGAAGTTGGCCTTGGAGGACGGTGTGATCCTACCAATATCATTAAACATACAGTCGCTTCTGTTATTACACAAGTTGATTATGACCATACCCACATATTGGGCGATACGCTTACCAAAATCGCCCAAGAAAAAGCAGGTATTTTCCGAAATAACACACCTGCTTTTACCTATCCCCAACGAAAGAACATAATGAATATTCTGCAGCGAGAATCTGGAGGACTTTTATCTGTTGCCCCACCATTGAATAAAGGCGCACTCATTGGCCTTAAAGGCCAGTTTCAACGAGAAAATGCCGCACTGGCCGTCCATGTTCTTGAAAATATCCCCCAGGTGACGCTTACCCCTGAGATGCAAGCTCATGGCCTCAAACATGCACAATGGCCAGGCCGTCTGCAAAAAATTACAGATAAACTCTGGCTCGATGGAGCCCATAATGTAGGAGCTGCTAAAGCTATCACAAAACATTTTAAAAATTCGGGTATTGATAACCTTACTCTGATTCTTGCAATGACCCAAACAAAAGATCCAAAAGAATTTTTGTTGGCACTCAAAGATGTGATTCGGTATATCTACTGTGTGCCTTTAAACACTTTCCAACCCACGTGGCCACCGCACAAAATAAGGGATATAGCAAAGAAAATCGGACTGAAGGCTCATGTGTTTGGTGATTTCCAAGCTGCACTTACACAAGCGCAGAACACCAAGTCAAACACACAAACTATTTTGATCTGTGGTTCATTGATGCTTGTGGGACAGGCCCTTCGGGTGCTGCAGGAAGGGTTCCATCATTCAGCTTAA
- the accD gene encoding acetyl-CoA carboxylase, carboxyltransferase subunit beta — translation MSWLTNIVRPKLRALVKADIPDNLWTRCSGCEQMLFHRELNDNLQVCKLCNHHFRMDSKDRLQSLFDDSQYTVLKLPAVITDPLHFKDQKKYSDRLKQAKNKTNTKDAIQVGRGKISGQKVIIAAFNFAFIGGSMGTAVGEAIVTAAEAAQASKAALVVIPASGGARMHEGILSLMQMARTTIAISQVKEKGLPYITVLADPTSGGVAASFAMLGDITLAEPGAMIGFAGPRVIKETIGTQLPPNFQTAEYLLEHGMVDRVVARADLKNTLGVLLKLLRQS, via the coding sequence ATGAGTTGGCTGACCAATATTGTGCGCCCAAAGTTAAGGGCCCTAGTTAAAGCAGACATCCCTGACAATCTTTGGACTCGTTGTTCTGGATGCGAGCAGATGCTGTTCCACAGAGAGCTCAATGATAATCTGCAAGTTTGTAAACTTTGTAACCATCATTTTCGAATGGATAGCAAAGACCGCTTACAAAGCTTGTTTGATGATAGCCAGTACACAGTCCTCAAACTACCAGCTGTAATTACTGATCCTTTACATTTCAAGGATCAAAAGAAATATTCAGATAGACTCAAGCAAGCCAAAAACAAAACAAATACCAAAGATGCCATCCAAGTAGGGCGTGGTAAAATAAGTGGTCAAAAGGTCATCATTGCTGCTTTCAACTTTGCTTTTATAGGAGGCTCTATGGGCACGGCTGTCGGTGAAGCTATTGTCACTGCTGCTGAAGCAGCACAAGCCAGCAAAGCTGCCCTAGTGGTCATCCCCGCATCAGGCGGTGCTCGTATGCACGAAGGGATCCTTTCTTTGATGCAAATGGCCAGAACAACCATTGCTATCTCTCAGGTCAAAGAAAAAGGGCTGCCCTATATCACAGTGCTTGCTGACCCCACCAGTGGTGGAGTGGCTGCTTCCTTTGCTATGCTTGGAGATATAACACTTGCCGAACCGGGAGCAATGATTGGCTTTGCAGGTCCCCGTGTCATCAAAGAAACCATCGGCACCCAACTACCACCCAACTTTCAAACGGCAGAGTATTTGCTTGAACATGGCATGGTTGACCGCGTGGTCGCTCGCGCGGACCTTAAAAACACCCTTGGTGTGCTCTTAAAACTTTTGCGCCAATCGTAA
- a CDS encoding multidrug effflux MFS transporter: MSTQSSIKFSPLPLMLAIVACVFSVDIYIPSMPMMAEAFGSSQEMMQFSISAGMIGTSIATPIIGPLSDAIGRRKILLYSQILYMLGCLATIFAINIETFIFCRFLQGIGGAAAFAVSFATVTDLYQGTRAAIYLSYLTTTITLSLVVAPLFGGAFAAYLPWQAAFVFLTTLAALSSLILYRSFPETLQQSAPFSICKTLGSYWSMMSHLRFMVMATIPSLLIGGIVVFMATGAFYFINELGVPTALYGTFQGIIMLCNTMASYLSAHLIQRFGLNKSTLLGVTLFSIGSLSFLSATLWIPEQTIAIIITVSLYAAGLGLTFNTMTAQSIELFRHKAGTVSSAISFMRGLIIAGCISLGSQVYNATLWPIALFLTSITAICVTLYYLTERRSPLQKSSEVLTG; encoded by the coding sequence ATGTCTACCCAATCGTCAATAAAATTTAGCCCGCTTCCGTTGATGTTGGCCATTGTCGCTTGTGTCTTTTCGGTTGATATCTACATTCCCAGCATGCCCATGATGGCTGAAGCCTTTGGCAGCTCACAAGAAATGATGCAATTTAGTATTAGTGCTGGCATGATTGGCACAAGTATTGCCACACCTATCATCGGTCCCCTTTCCGATGCTATTGGTCGCCGAAAAATTTTGCTGTATTCACAAATACTTTACATGCTTGGGTGTCTGGCCACCATCTTTGCCATTAATATTGAGACGTTTATTTTCTGTCGCTTTCTCCAGGGAATTGGTGGAGCGGCTGCTTTTGCAGTTAGTTTTGCGACCGTTACTGATCTCTATCAAGGCACTCGAGCTGCTATTTATCTTTCCTACCTTACCACAACAATCACCCTTTCGTTGGTTGTAGCTCCTCTCTTTGGTGGGGCATTTGCTGCCTACTTGCCCTGGCAAGCAGCTTTTGTATTTCTTACAACTTTGGCGGCTCTTTCAAGCCTGATTTTGTACCGGAGTTTTCCTGAAACTCTCCAGCAATCAGCTCCCTTTTCAATTTGCAAAACACTAGGTTCTTACTGGTCAATGATGTCGCACCTGCGTTTTATGGTTATGGCAACGATTCCATCGCTGCTGATCGGCGGCATCGTGGTCTTTATGGCAACTGGCGCTTTCTATTTTATCAATGAACTGGGAGTTCCAACTGCACTTTATGGAACGTTCCAGGGTATTATCATGCTTTGCAATACCATGGCCAGTTACCTTTCTGCACACCTAATTCAGCGGTTTGGTCTGAATAAATCAACTCTTTTGGGGGTAACCCTTTTCAGCATTGGTAGCCTCTCATTTTTAAGCGCAACACTCTGGATTCCTGAGCAAACCATAGCCATAATTATTACTGTTTCTCTCTATGCAGCTGGTCTTGGACTTACATTTAACACCATGACAGCACAATCTATAGAGCTTTTCCGGCACAAAGCCGGAACGGTATCCTCAGCCATTAGCTTTATGAGGGGACTGATCATTGCAGGATGTATTTCTTTGGGAAGTCAGGTCTATAATGCTACTTTGTGGCCGATAGCACTTTTTCTAACAAGTATTACTGCCATTTGTGTCACACTATATTATCTTACCGAGCGCCGCTCCCCACTGCAAAAGAGCAGTGAGGTTTTGACTGGTTAA
- a CDS encoding undecaprenyl-diphosphate phosphatase, whose amino-acid sequence MVPLYQIIILSLIQGITEFLPISSSAHLIFFPKVFGWQDQGLVLDVAVHFGTLGAVMVYFWRDCWSMTTGSLNLLRGKVTPGGELFMKLVVATIPAVVVGAIISYYTDSFLRNVTVIAWASIGFGIILYLFDRFAPTKFSLKHMNFTRSFIIGLIQVLAFIPGTSRSGSTIMAARMLGFNRVEAAHFACLMSIPLIIAAACETLYKLAKNGNHHMYKEAMIAAGISFVISLGSIGFMMMWVKRASYGIFVVYRVLLGVGLLAWVYTTG is encoded by the coding sequence GTGGTTCCTCTCTACCAAATCATCATTCTCTCTCTAATCCAGGGTATTACTGAATTTCTACCGATCAGCAGCTCTGCTCATCTGATCTTTTTTCCCAAAGTTTTTGGCTGGCAAGATCAAGGACTAGTTCTGGATGTGGCTGTACATTTCGGAACCCTTGGAGCCGTTATGGTTTATTTTTGGCGCGATTGTTGGTCGATGACCACCGGCAGCCTCAATCTACTGCGCGGCAAAGTGACACCTGGCGGTGAGTTATTTATGAAGCTGGTTGTTGCCACAATCCCAGCGGTCGTTGTTGGCGCAATTATCAGTTATTATACCGACTCATTTCTGCGAAATGTTACGGTCATTGCCTGGGCTAGTATTGGTTTTGGGATCATTCTTTATCTGTTTGATCGATTTGCCCCAACTAAATTTTCCCTCAAACACATGAATTTCACACGCTCATTTATCATTGGCCTGATACAAGTATTAGCGTTTATTCCTGGTACCAGCCGTTCAGGATCAACCATTATGGCTGCTCGCATGTTAGGATTTAACCGCGTTGAGGCTGCACATTTTGCTTGCCTAATGTCAATACCCCTTATTATTGCCGCTGCTTGCGAAACTCTTTATAAACTTGCAAAAAATGGCAATCACCACATGTACAAAGAGGCTATGATTGCTGCCGGGATTTCATTCGTAATCAGCCTGGGCAGTATTGGTTTCATGATGATGTGGGTCAAACGAGCCAGCTACGGTATTTTCGTTGTCTACCGCGTTTTATTGGGTGTTGGGCTATTGGCTTGGGTATATACCACCGGATAA
- a CDS encoding glutathione S-transferase family protein, translating into MRTLFHHPLSPTCRKVRILLGEKKLDFNLELERIWKKRPEFLELNPSGDIPVLRDLNSTVICESYPICEYLEEAYPNQPAFIGDNLLEKAEIRRLVVWFDHKFEQEVTRKIVFEKVFRSHFDLGHPDGRVIREGATAIDDHLTYIEWLLDHRVWLGGQHFSLADISAASHLSAIDFLGDVPWDQYLEAKDWYARIKSRPSFRPLLQDQVPGIMPPRYYEDLDF; encoded by the coding sequence ATGCGTACTCTTTTTCACCACCCGCTTTCGCCGACATGCCGCAAAGTGCGGATTTTGTTGGGAGAGAAAAAACTGGACTTTAATCTTGAGCTCGAGCGTATTTGGAAAAAGCGCCCCGAATTTCTAGAGCTCAACCCTTCAGGTGACATTCCTGTGTTACGAGATTTAAACAGCACAGTCATCTGTGAAAGCTATCCGATTTGTGAATACTTGGAAGAGGCCTACCCCAACCAACCTGCTTTTATTGGTGATAATTTGCTGGAAAAGGCAGAAATTCGCCGGCTAGTCGTGTGGTTTGACCACAAGTTCGAGCAAGAAGTAACCCGCAAAATTGTCTTTGAAAAAGTATTTAGAAGTCACTTTGACCTTGGCCATCCCGATGGACGTGTGATTCGCGAAGGAGCAACAGCAATTGACGATCATCTAACCTATATCGAATGGCTACTTGATCACCGAGTCTGGCTTGGCGGACAACATTTTTCCTTGGCGGACATCAGTGCAGCCTCTCACCTTTCAGCCATTGATTTTTTAGGAGATGTGCCCTGGGATCAGTATCTCGAGGCCAAAGATTGGTACGCCCGTATCAAATCTAGGCCCAGTTTCCGCCCACTGTTGCAAGATCAAGTACCTGGAATAATGCCACCTAGATACTATGAAGATTTGGATTTTTGA
- the hemA gene encoding 5-aminolevulinate synthase produces MNYNSFFSSKLANLKQEGSYRVFAQIARRQGAFPKATNHGHQSRQGTTVWCSNDYLGMGQHPKVIQAMEGTLAKYGAGAGGTRNISGTSPLHVTLERELADLHDKEAALMFTSGYVANDAVLSTLAKALPDCVVFSDEKNHASMIEGIRRARVTKHIFKHNDANDLANLLSKYDKNQPKIAAFESVYSMDGDIAPIAELCDVAEQYGALTYLDEVHGVGLYGYKGGGIAQQRELCDRISIIQGTFGKAIGLIGGYIAANATLVDFIRSFSPGFIFTTSMPPVIVAGVIESIRILKEGDLLRKQHQDRVQLLKVKLKQAQIPFYDGGSHLVPVIVGDAVLCKQVCDILMEKYAIYVQPINYPTVPKGTERLRLAPTPLHTPEMIDHLVGALSEIWIELFLKKAA; encoded by the coding sequence ATGAATTACAACTCATTTTTTTCGTCGAAGCTGGCAAATCTCAAGCAGGAGGGCAGCTATCGCGTCTTTGCACAAATTGCGCGGCGCCAAGGCGCTTTCCCAAAAGCAACAAACCATGGACATCAAAGCCGGCAGGGGACAACTGTTTGGTGCAGTAACGATTATTTGGGCATGGGACAGCATCCCAAAGTCATCCAAGCAATGGAAGGAACCCTGGCGAAATATGGAGCTGGAGCTGGTGGTACCCGCAATATTTCTGGTACCAGTCCTCTTCACGTTACTCTAGAACGTGAGCTGGCAGATTTGCATGACAAAGAAGCAGCACTCATGTTTACGTCTGGATACGTTGCCAACGATGCTGTACTCAGCACCCTAGCTAAAGCTCTTCCTGATTGCGTTGTGTTTTCAGACGAAAAAAATCATGCATCTATGATCGAGGGAATCAGACGCGCTCGGGTGACGAAACACATTTTCAAACACAATGACGCCAACGATCTTGCAAATCTTCTCTCCAAGTACGATAAAAATCAGCCCAAAATCGCCGCTTTCGAGTCCGTCTACTCCATGGATGGAGACATTGCCCCAATTGCCGAATTATGCGATGTTGCAGAGCAGTACGGAGCTTTGACTTATCTAGATGAAGTGCACGGCGTTGGTCTTTATGGATATAAAGGCGGGGGCATTGCCCAACAAAGAGAATTGTGCGATCGCATTTCCATCATTCAGGGAACCTTTGGGAAGGCCATTGGTTTGATTGGTGGGTATATAGCAGCAAATGCCACCTTGGTCGACTTTATTCGCAGCTTTTCTCCCGGATTTATTTTCACAACATCGATGCCACCAGTCATCGTGGCAGGAGTTATTGAAAGCATTCGTATACTTAAAGAAGGTGATCTACTGCGCAAACAACACCAAGATCGTGTTCAACTGCTCAAGGTAAAATTAAAGCAGGCCCAGATCCCTTTCTACGATGGTGGCAGCCACCTTGTTCCCGTCATTGTTGGAGATGCGGTTTTGTGTAAGCAGGTCTGTGATATTTTAATGGAGAAATACGCGATCTACGTTCAACCTATTAACTACCCAACTGTTCCAAAGGGCACGGAGCGACTCCGCCTGGCACCTACGCCACTACACACACCTGAGATGATTGATCATTTGGTCGGGGCTCTTTCAGAAATCTGGATCGAGTTGTTTTTGAAAAAGGCGGCATAG
- the xseA gene encoding exodeoxyribonuclease VII large subunit, translating to MSRQQISISSSSELTVSQISQQLKRLVDQNFSHVRIRGEISGLKQHTSGHVYFTLKDSGAVLDAVCWRGTYAKLTNHPQDGMEVVCVGRLTTYAGRSKYQIVVEAMEFAGVGALLKLLEERKQKLHAEGLFAQERKRPIPFLPQSIGVITSPTGAVLRDIRHRLEDRFPRPVLLWPVLVQGNGAAEQIAQAIQGFNYLSTDGPTSRPDVLILARGGGSVEDLWAFNEEIVVRAIAASEIPVISGVGHETDTTLVDYVADRRAPTPTAAAEMAVPVYQDLVLSLRRYTQRLETGVRRTLEYNLQRVDDWGGRLIQASRKRLEFQRMTLVHLQSRLRPSRDVLATREMRLNTLLARLNAAAGITLQQKKTRLETLGLLLESYSYTAVLKRGFALVKDDKGQVVTRAQNLKSEMPIQVTFHDGDVKARVEYTHEK from the coding sequence ATGTCCAGACAACAAATATCTATTTCATCATCGAGTGAGTTAACGGTTTCACAAATTTCACAACAGCTTAAACGTCTGGTAGACCAGAATTTTTCGCATGTGCGTATTCGCGGTGAAATTTCAGGACTCAAACAGCATACCTCTGGACATGTCTACTTTACTCTCAAGGACTCAGGTGCTGTTCTTGATGCTGTGTGTTGGCGTGGAACATATGCGAAATTGACAAATCATCCGCAGGACGGCATGGAGGTGGTGTGTGTCGGACGTTTAACCACCTATGCTGGCCGCTCAAAATACCAAATCGTAGTTGAGGCCATGGAATTTGCTGGAGTGGGAGCATTGCTCAAGCTTTTGGAAGAGCGAAAACAAAAACTCCACGCAGAGGGGCTTTTTGCCCAAGAACGCAAACGACCCATCCCATTTTTACCGCAAAGCATTGGAGTGATCACGTCTCCCACGGGTGCTGTTTTGCGAGATATTCGCCATCGTCTGGAAGACCGATTTCCCCGTCCAGTTTTGCTTTGGCCGGTATTGGTGCAAGGCAATGGGGCGGCAGAGCAAATTGCTCAAGCAATTCAAGGGTTTAATTATCTGTCAACGGACGGGCCCACTTCGCGGCCTGATGTTTTGATTTTAGCGCGTGGTGGCGGCAGTGTTGAGGACCTTTGGGCCTTTAATGAAGAAATTGTTGTGCGTGCGATTGCCGCTAGCGAAATTCCCGTCATTTCTGGAGTCGGACACGAGACCGATACCACACTTGTTGATTATGTGGCAGATCGGCGTGCACCGACCCCTACAGCAGCTGCAGAAATGGCTGTGCCAGTTTATCAAGACCTTGTTTTGTCTTTAAGGCGATATACGCAAAGGCTTGAAACGGGGGTACGACGAACACTTGAGTATAACCTTCAGCGTGTGGACGACTGGGGTGGGCGCCTGATTCAAGCATCTAGAAAACGTCTTGAATTTCAACGTATGACTTTGGTGCATTTACAATCTCGTTTGCGTCCTTCTCGTGATGTCTTGGCAACAAGAGAGATGCGGCTGAACACTTTGCTAGCACGCCTTAATGCCGCAGCTGGCATCACTTTACAACAGAAAAAAACAAGGCTTGAGACGTTGGGGTTGTTGCTAGAGAGCTATTCATACACAGCGGTATTAAAACGCGGATTTGCTCTTGTAAAGGACGACAAAGGTCAGGTGGTAACGCGTGCTCAAAACCTAAAGTCGGAAATGCCTATCCAGGTTACTTTTCATGATGGAGACGTGAAGGCGAGGGTTGAGTATACCCACGAGAAATGA
- a CDS encoding MlaE family lipid ABC transporter permease subunit encodes MSTQAWVTFERKKNVLEVRAGGDWHTTGVEESYRKLEQHQLQGEATYIIDLSGIKSIDTTGSWILKAFIQRLEASNIAVSLTGVGETVQSILQQLDKLKFSIPKPPSQPSLYLKWLIVLGIAAIKGGINAFNMLSFLGQIVITLGRTICSPHRFRLISFVAMLEQVGLRAMPIVGLISFLLGIVIIYQGQYQLRRFGAEIFAVDLLAISMLREIGILITAIVIAGRSGSAFTAQIGTMKLNQEIDALQTFGVDPIEALVVPRLLALMIALPLLAFYANIMGLLGGALMANLVIEISYSQFWIQLKQAIKLWTFGVGMIKAPMFAFIIAMVGCFEGMQVAGGAKSIGTKTTKSVVEGIFLVIVFNAVFSIIFTLLGI; translated from the coding sequence ATGTCGACTCAAGCATGGGTCACTTTTGAACGAAAGAAAAATGTATTGGAAGTTCGAGCTGGAGGTGATTGGCACACCACTGGAGTCGAAGAGTCATATCGTAAACTTGAGCAACACCAGTTGCAAGGAGAGGCGACTTATATCATTGACCTGTCAGGCATTAAATCCATTGATACAACGGGTAGCTGGATTCTTAAGGCTTTTATTCAAAGATTGGAGGCAAGTAACATTGCTGTCTCCTTAACTGGAGTCGGAGAAACAGTCCAAAGCATTTTGCAACAGCTCGACAAGCTTAAGTTTTCCATTCCCAAGCCTCCTTCCCAACCTAGCTTATACCTTAAATGGTTGATTGTTCTTGGTATTGCGGCAATTAAGGGGGGGATAAATGCCTTTAATATGCTCTCTTTTCTAGGACAGATTGTCATCACACTGGGGCGAACGATCTGTTCCCCACACCGGTTTCGCTTGATTTCATTTGTGGCAATGCTTGAGCAAGTTGGGTTGCGTGCTATGCCTATTGTAGGGCTCATCTCGTTCTTACTCGGCATCGTTATTATCTATCAAGGACAATATCAGCTGCGTCGTTTCGGAGCCGAGATTTTTGCAGTTGACCTCTTAGCCATCTCTATGCTGCGTGAGATTGGTATTTTAATTACCGCTATTGTTATCGCTGGTCGCTCTGGAAGTGCTTTTACAGCCCAGATCGGCACTATGAAGCTGAATCAAGAAATTGATGCTCTGCAAACATTTGGCGTCGATCCCATTGAAGCCCTTGTGGTTCCTCGATTGTTGGCCTTGATGATAGCTCTGCCGCTTCTAGCATTTTATGCAAACATAATGGGCTTGCTGGGTGGTGCTCTTATGGCCAACTTGGTTATTGAGATCTCTTATAGTCAGTTTTGGATTCAGCTCAAGCAAGCAATCAAATTGTGGACTTTTGGAGTTGGTATGATAAAAGCCCCCATGTTCGCCTTTATCATTGCCATGGTTGGTTGTTTTGAAGGCATGCAAGTGGCAGGAGGGGCCAAAAGTATTGGAACGAAAACAACAAAATCGGTTGTTGAAGGTATATTTCTAGTCATCGTTTTTAATGCAGTATTCTCCATCATCTTTACCTTGCTGGGAATATGA
- a CDS encoding ATP-binding cassette domain-containing protein → MAREIILSIKNLVNRFGAQVVHDNLCLDVYRGEILGVVGGSGTGKSVLLNTILGLHQPNQGSITIFDVECSGLYRPQRIESRWGVLFQSGALFSSMTVGENIAVPMREIAHMSEDLIEEMIPVKLTMVGLDPETAFKLPEELSGGMVKRAALARALAIDAELLFLDEPTSGLDPIGATAFDKLIKALQQTLNLTVVMITHDLDSLHAICDRIAILVDKKIIVDSTAKIQTNPHPWIQEYFMGERGQIVFGR, encoded by the coding sequence GTGGCACGAGAAATCATTCTAAGCATTAAGAATTTGGTTAATCGATTTGGTGCTCAAGTTGTTCACGACAATCTATGTCTTGATGTATACCGCGGGGAGATATTAGGCGTCGTTGGGGGATCTGGAACCGGAAAATCTGTTTTACTCAATACTATTCTTGGGCTACACCAGCCAAATCAGGGATCCATAACGATCTTTGATGTTGAGTGTTCGGGCCTTTACCGTCCACAGCGTATTGAATCAAGGTGGGGAGTGCTGTTTCAAAGTGGAGCTTTATTTAGTTCAATGACTGTCGGAGAAAATATTGCCGTTCCTATGCGGGAAATAGCACATATGTCGGAAGATTTGATTGAAGAAATGATTCCCGTCAAATTAACAATGGTTGGTCTTGATCCAGAAACGGCATTCAAATTGCCAGAAGAACTTTCTGGAGGCATGGTCAAACGTGCTGCTCTTGCGCGCGCTCTTGCCATTGATGCAGAATTATTGTTTCTCGATGAGCCCACTTCTGGGCTTGATCCAATTGGGGCAACCGCTTTTGACAAATTAATTAAAGCATTGCAACAAACTCTTAACCTAACAGTTGTTATGATTACACACGATCTGGACTCACTGCATGCCATCTGTGATCGAATAGCTATCCTGGTTGACAAAAAAATTATTGTCGACTCAACGGCAAAGATACAGACCAATCCACACCCTTGGATTCAAGAGTACTTCATGGGAGAACGTGGTCAGATCGTCTTTGGGAGATAA
- a CDS encoding MlaD family protein encodes METRANYALVGFFVLTLLIGILGFTVWISRVDWTQGSIYEINFEGSVAGLRENETVTYNGVPIGSVMSIAVNPEKVNLIRVLVEIDRPSLIRENSFATLQGRGITGQIQIKIDGSTPDSPILLSSESQKPPEIPSRTSGFQQVIEEAPRIMEKLIRLVNDVTPVFNEKNREAFASTLENFATFSEILAKESQNMAELLTQTKQSFKQFEEAMQEMKKMIAENRPAIKQFTEGGLKEFSSFMQEWRVAAKNLNRVVEKFERNPLQFIVHSDLGGQELSE; translated from the coding sequence GTGGAAACACGTGCAAACTACGCTCTTGTCGGATTTTTCGTTCTCACTTTGTTGATTGGAATTCTGGGCTTTACTGTCTGGATTTCACGAGTAGACTGGACGCAGGGAAGTATTTACGAAATTAACTTTGAAGGCTCCGTTGCCGGCCTTCGAGAAAATGAAACAGTGACCTATAATGGGGTTCCCATTGGCAGTGTCATGAGCATTGCAGTCAATCCAGAAAAAGTGAACCTGATCCGAGTGCTGGTTGAAATTGACCGACCAAGTTTGATCCGGGAAAACTCATTTGCTACCCTGCAAGGACGAGGTATCACTGGCCAAATCCAAATCAAGATTGATGGCAGTACTCCAGATAGTCCGATTCTTTTATCCTCTGAAAGTCAAAAGCCCCCTGAAATCCCCTCCCGAACCTCTGGGTTTCAACAAGTCATCGAAGAGGCTCCCCGAATCATGGAAAAACTTATCCGACTAGTTAACGATGTCACTCCAGTCTTCAATGAGAAAAACCGAGAGGCATTTGCCAGCACACTTGAAAATTTTGCAACCTTTTCCGAGATTCTCGCCAAAGAATCGCAAAACATGGCCGAACTCTTGACCCAAACAAAACAGTCCTTTAAACAGTTCGAAGAGGCAATGCAAGAAATGAAAAAGATGATTGCTGAAAATCGACCTGCGATCAAGCAATTTACCGAGGGTGGTCTGAAGGAATTTTCAAGCTTCATGCAAGAGTGGCGGGTTGCGGCCAAAAACCTTAACCGCGTGGTTGAAAAATTTGAGCGTAATCCTCTGCAATTTATTGTACACAGCGACCTTGGTGGTCAGGAATTAAGTGAGTAA
- a CDS encoding ABC-type transport auxiliary lipoprotein family protein, which translates to MRNRTFVYALYLMILSLLSGCVQVLPDPAPPAQIYNLSVDVTTNKKWPNRNWQLSVAQPSTSLMLDSQRIAIRFQETPDSPKTWDYVKERKWIERLPSMLQEDFIEQLTNTQKLKGVVKDTVALNADYLLLATLYEFHIDNPFASPAFVSLRLLMQLRDNETQKIVASKVFWQKQTVLEKNFPAFKKAFDQAYSLLVQDFLDWILTVNLKSKAQTG; encoded by the coding sequence GTGAGAAACAGAACCTTTGTTTATGCTCTATACCTAATGATCTTATCCCTGCTCAGTGGTTGCGTTCAGGTATTGCCAGATCCTGCACCGCCCGCGCAAATCTATAATCTCTCGGTAGATGTTACAACAAATAAAAAGTGGCCCAATCGCAACTGGCAACTAAGCGTTGCCCAACCGTCGACAAGCCTTATGCTCGATTCCCAAAGGATTGCCATTCGCTTTCAAGAAACGCCCGACTCACCAAAAACATGGGATTACGTAAAAGAAAGAAAATGGATTGAGCGGTTGCCTAGTATGCTGCAAGAGGATTTTATAGAGCAACTGACAAACACCCAAAAACTAAAAGGAGTTGTCAAAGATACAGTCGCGCTAAATGCAGACTACCTATTGCTAGCAACGCTGTATGAATTTCACATTGATAATCCTTTTGCAAGCCCTGCCTTTGTCTCTTTGCGCCTTCTTATGCAACTGCGCGACAATGAAACTCAAAAAATTGTGGCTTCAAAAGTATTTTGGCAAAAGCAAACTGTTCTTGAAAAGAATTTCCCAGCTTTTAAAAAGGCTTTTGATCAAGCCTATAGTCTTCTCGTTCAAGATTTTCTTGACTGGATTTTGACAGTGAATTTAAAGAGCAAAGCGCAGACTGGATGA